One stretch of Bosea vaviloviae DNA includes these proteins:
- a CDS encoding AAA family ATPase produces MNSTQPQFWIVAGPDGVGKTTYAFRHIKAVSGSTRFVNLDEIARGLSPLDPAAEQQRAARVALEMTRSLIAEQQPFSIETTLSKKAHLRTITTAREAGFDVNLLFFLVASPEISLSRIARRVSEGGHDVMEVDVRRRFDRAIANLPVYIDQVDRWRVFDNATLKPKVVAEGRRGCIALIEKTPTLPAALWTALETLPPCAE; encoded by the coding sequence GTCGGCAAGACGACCTATGCGTTCCGGCACATCAAGGCCGTTTCCGGCAGCACCCGTTTCGTCAACCTCGACGAGATCGCGCGAGGGCTTTCGCCGCTTGATCCGGCAGCGGAGCAGCAACGTGCCGCACGTGTCGCCCTGGAGATGACCCGCTCGCTGATCGCGGAGCAGCAGCCGTTTTCGATCGAGACGACGCTATCCAAAAAAGCGCATCTGCGTACCATCACCACAGCCCGCGAAGCAGGCTTCGATGTGAATTTGCTGTTCTTTCTGGTCGCTTCGCCGGAGATATCCTTGTCGCGGATCGCGCGGCGGGTCAGTGAAGGCGGACATGACGTGATGGAGGTCGACGTCCGTCGGCGCTTCGATCGCGCGATCGCCAATCTTCCTGTCTATATCGATCAGGTCGATCGATGGCGGGTCTTCGACAACGCGACGCTGAAGCCGAAAGTCGTGGCCGAAGGCCGGCGTGGCTGCATTGCGTTGATCGAAAAGACGCCGACCTTGCCGGCGGCCCTATGGACGGCGCTCGAGACGCTGCCGCCTTGCGCCGAATGA
- a CDS encoding glutathione S-transferase family protein, with the protein MTSAPVLYGAPYSVYVRAVRLALEEKGVPYRLEPIDVFAETGPPAALLERQPFGRIPAFEHDGFKLYEAGAIERYVDEAFPGPALQPSAPRERARVNQLISILDSYAYRTLVWDIYVERVSNPRKGRLPDEARIQAALPKAQLCLRAIGELMDGGPCLAGAALTLADLHAAPMFAYFTLAPEAGQLLDDEPAIKAWWAGMSQRPAMHATAPPA; encoded by the coding sequence ATGACGTCCGCACCCGTCCTCTATGGCGCGCCCTATAGTGTCTATGTCCGGGCCGTCCGGTTGGCGCTGGAAGAAAAAGGCGTCCCCTATCGGCTGGAGCCGATCGATGTCTTTGCCGAAACCGGGCCGCCGGCTGCCTTGCTCGAAAGGCAGCCTTTCGGCCGCATACCCGCCTTCGAGCATGACGGCTTCAAGCTGTACGAGGCGGGAGCGATCGAGCGCTATGTCGATGAGGCGTTCCCGGGACCGGCCCTGCAGCCGTCCGCTCCACGCGAGCGGGCCAGGGTCAATCAGCTGATCAGCATCCTCGACTCATACGCTTACCGCACTTTGGTCTGGGATATCTATGTCGAGCGCGTTTCCAATCCCAGGAAGGGCCGTCTGCCTGACGAGGCCCGCATCCAGGCCGCATTGCCGAAAGCGCAGCTCTGCCTGCGCGCGATCGGCGAGCTGATGGATGGCGGCCCCTGCCTCGCTGGCGCCGCGCTCACATTGGCCGATCTGCATGCCGCGCCGATGTTCGCTTATTTCACGCTGGCGCCGGAAGCAGGCCAGCTGCTCGACGACGAACCCGCGATCAAGGCCTGGTGGGCGGGGATGAGCCAGAGGCCCGCCATGCATGCAACTGCCCCACCAGCCTGA
- the grxD gene encoding Grx4 family monothiol glutaredoxin: MSDVNARIDAEVKSSDVVVFMKGTPQFPMCGFSGQVAQILGYLGVPYKGVNVLEDQEIREGIKAYSNWPTIPQLYVKGEFIGGCDITREMFQAGELQALFEEKGITVKQAS; the protein is encoded by the coding sequence ATGAGCGACGTCAACGCCCGCATCGATGCCGAAGTGAAGTCCAGCGATGTCGTGGTCTTCATGAAAGGCACGCCGCAATTCCCGATGTGCGGCTTTTCCGGCCAGGTCGCGCAGATCCTCGGCTATCTCGGTGTGCCCTATAAGGGCGTCAACGTGCTCGAGGATCAGGAAATCCGCGAGGGCATCAAGGCCTATTCGAACTGGCCGACGATCCCGCAGCTCTACGTCAAGGGCGAGTTCATCGGTGGTTGCGACATCACCCGCGAGATGTTCCAGGCCGGCGAGCTCCAGGCGCTCTTCGAGGAGAAGGGCATCACGGTCAAGCAGGCGAGCTGA
- a CDS encoding BolA family protein — protein sequence MAMDARDIEAMIKAALPDATVEIKDLAGDGDHYAATVTSSAFAGKSRVQQHQMVYAALKGNMGGVLHALALTTSVPQN from the coding sequence ATGGCGATGGATGCGCGCGATATCGAGGCGATGATCAAGGCGGCGTTGCCCGACGCCACCGTCGAGATCAAGGATCTCGCGGGTGACGGCGACCATTACGCCGCGACCGTGACCTCGTCAGCCTTTGCCGGGAAGAGCCGGGTGCAGCAGCACCAGATGGTCTATGCCGCGCTCAAGGGAAACATGGGCGGCGTGCTGCACGCCCTTGCGCTGACGACTTCGGTTCCCCAGAATTAG
- the purL gene encoding phosphoribosylformylglycinamidine synthase subunit PurL encodes MPNEIKITPQLVAEHGLKPDEYQRFLHLIGREPSITELGIVSAMWNEHCSYKSSKLHLKTLPTKAPWVIQGPGENAGVIDIGDGLAIVFKMESHNHPSFIEPYQGATTGVGGILRDVFTMGARPIAVLDALRFGSPDHPRTRHLVSGVVAGIGGYGNSFGVPNVGGATGFHSRYDGNILVNAMAVGIARADEIFYAKASGVGKAIVYLGSKTGRDGIHGATMASAVFGEGGEERRPTVQVGDPFAEKLLLEACLEIMAAGHVDAIQDMGAAGLTCSAVEMGAKGDLGVELNLDAVPCREDGMSAYEMMLSESQERMLMVIKPGHEEPAEAIFKKWGLDFAVVGYTTDNLRFVVKHQGEVMVDLPIKELGDEAPEYDRPWIETPKLPVIEAASVQPPLSHADALLKLVGSPDLSSKRWITEQYDTLILGNSVITPGGDSGLIRIEDGPKGLAMTADVTPRYCEADPFEGGKQAVAEAWRNLTAVGATPLAITDNLNFGNPERPEVMGQLVGCIKGIGAACKALDFPVVSGNVSLYNETNGVSILPTPTIGGVGVLADVTKHATVAFKAAGETIILVGETAGWLGQSAYLATICGREEGAPPPVDLAIERRNGDAVRALITAQRVSACHDLSDGGLAVALAEMAMAGGLGATIDALPAGPAHAVLFGEDQARYLVTVPEASAAGVLTELEAAGVAALALGRTGGDALALSGEAAITIAALKSAHETWLPAYMAGKAA; translated from the coding sequence ATTCCCAACGAGATCAAGATCACCCCGCAGCTCGTGGCCGAACATGGCCTGAAGCCCGACGAATATCAGCGCTTCCTGCATCTGATCGGCCGCGAGCCGTCGATTACCGAGCTCGGCATCGTCTCGGCGATGTGGAACGAGCATTGCTCCTACAAATCCTCGAAGCTGCATCTGAAGACGCTGCCGACCAAGGCGCCCTGGGTTATCCAGGGGCCAGGCGAGAATGCCGGCGTCATTGATATCGGCGACGGCCTCGCCATCGTCTTCAAGATGGAGAGCCACAACCACCCCTCCTTCATCGAACCCTATCAAGGTGCGACCACCGGCGTCGGCGGCATCCTGCGCGACGTCTTCACCATGGGTGCGCGGCCGATCGCGGTGCTCGACGCGCTACGCTTCGGTTCTCCCGATCATCCGCGCACGCGCCATCTGGTCTCCGGCGTCGTCGCCGGCATCGGCGGCTACGGCAACTCCTTCGGCGTGCCCAATGTCGGCGGCGCGACCGGCTTCCACAGCCGCTATGACGGCAACATCCTGGTCAACGCCATGGCGGTCGGCATCGCCCGCGCCGACGAGATCTTCTACGCCAAGGCCTCGGGCGTCGGGAAAGCCATCGTCTATCTCGGCTCCAAGACCGGCCGTGACGGCATCCATGGCGCGACCATGGCCTCGGCTGTCTTCGGTGAGGGCGGCGAGGAGCGCCGCCCGACCGTGCAGGTCGGCGATCCCTTCGCCGAGAAGCTCCTGCTCGAGGCCTGCCTCGAGATCATGGCGGCCGGCCATGTCGACGCGATCCAGGACATGGGCGCGGCCGGCCTGACCTGCTCGGCCGTCGAGATGGGCGCCAAGGGCGATCTCGGCGTGGAGCTGAACCTCGACGCCGTGCCGTGCCGCGAGGACGGCATGAGCGCCTATGAGATGATGCTCTCGGAGAGCCAGGAGCGCATGCTCATGGTAATCAAGCCCGGCCATGAGGAGCCGGCCGAGGCCATCTTCAAGAAATGGGGCCTCGACTTCGCCGTCGTCGGCTACACCACGGATAATCTGCGCTTCGTCGTGAAGCATCAGGGCGAGGTCATGGTCGACCTGCCGATCAAGGAGCTCGGCGACGAGGCTCCCGAATATGACCGGCCCTGGATCGAGACGCCCAAGCTGCCGGTGATTGAGGCCGCCTCGGTGCAGCCGCCGCTGTCGCATGCCGATGCGCTGCTCAAGCTCGTCGGCTCGCCCGATCTCAGCTCCAAGCGCTGGATCACCGAACAGTACGACACGCTGATCCTGGGCAATTCGGTGATCACGCCCGGCGGCGATTCCGGCCTGATCCGCATCGAGGACGGGCCCAAGGGCCTGGCCATGACGGCCGATGTGACGCCGCGCTATTGCGAGGCCGATCCGTTCGAGGGCGGCAAGCAGGCGGTGGCAGAAGCCTGGCGCAACCTGACCGCCGTGGGCGCGACGCCGCTCGCCATCACCGACAACCTGAATTTCGGCAATCCCGAGCGCCCGGAGGTGATGGGCCAGCTCGTCGGCTGCATCAAGGGCATCGGGGCGGCCTGCAAGGCGCTCGATTTCCCGGTCGTCTCCGGCAATGTCTCGCTCTACAACGAGACCAATGGCGTCTCGATCCTGCCGACCCCGACCATTGGCGGCGTCGGCGTGCTGGCGGATGTGACCAAGCATGCGACCGTCGCCTTCAAGGCCGCGGGCGAGACCATCATCCTGGTCGGCGAGACCGCGGGCTGGCTCGGCCAGTCGGCCTATCTCGCCACAATCTGCGGCCGGGAAGAGGGCGCGCCGCCGCCCGTCGATCTCGCGATCGAGCGCAGGAATGGCGACGCCGTGCGGGCGCTGATCACCGCCCAACGCGTCAGCGCCTGCCATGACCTGTCGGATGGTGGCCTTGCTGTCGCGCTGGCCGAGATGGCGATGGCGGGCGGGCTCGGGGCGACGATCGACGCCCTGCCGGCTGGTCCTGCCCATGCCGTGCTCTTCGGCGAGGATCAGGCGCGCTATCTTGTCACGGTGCCGGAGGCTTCGGCGGCCGGGGTGCTCACTGAGCTCGAGGCGGCCGGCGTTGCCGCGCTCGCGCTCGGCCGGACCGGCGGGGATGCGCTTGCCCTTTCCGGCGAGGCGGCGATCACGATTGCGGCCCTGAAGTCCGCGCATGAAACCTGGCTGCCCGCCTATATGGCCGGCAAGGCCGCCTGA
- a CDS encoding acyl-CoA thioesterase → MSAREPRLSRDDFKLFRAIPTRWHDNDVFGHVNNVVYYGWFDTGVNAWLVEQGFLDPATSPVVGLVVETSCTYFESVAFPETVEIGLAVARLGTSSVTYRLGIFRQGGQAAAAQGRFTHAYVERLTQKPVPIPGPLRAALEALSA, encoded by the coding sequence ATGAGCGCCCGCGAGCCCCGCCTCTCCCGCGACGACTTCAAGCTGTTCCGAGCGATCCCGACGCGCTGGCACGACAATGACGTGTTCGGCCACGTCAACAATGTCGTCTATTATGGCTGGTTCGATACGGGCGTGAACGCCTGGCTGGTCGAGCAGGGTTTTCTCGACCCGGCGACGAGTCCGGTTGTCGGCCTCGTGGTCGAGACGAGCTGCACTTATTTCGAGAGCGTCGCTTTTCCCGAAACCGTCGAGATCGGGCTTGCCGTGGCGCGGCTGGGAACCAGTTCGGTGACCTATAGGCTCGGGATTTTCCGCCAGGGCGGGCAGGCAGCGGCGGCTCAGGGCCGCTTCACCCATGCCTATGTCGAGCGGCTGACGCAGAAGCCGGTGCCGATTCCGGGCCCCTTGCGCGCGGCGCTGGAGGCACTTTCCGCCTGA
- a CDS encoding methyltransferase domain-containing protein, which translates to MSENPPVFDRDLGRRRLARALAAGYPDFLLVRAAGDLAERLDAVLRRFTLAADLGTPLPVAAPMLRAKAEALLRMAEVADADADIVGDLERLPFAAGSLDLAASLLALHGVNDLPGALIQIRRALRPDGLFIGCLLGGRTLQELRQVLLEAEAETSGGVSPRVAPFADLRDMGSLLQRAGFALPVVDSELVTVRYRDIFGLLGDLRAMGWANALTQRSRTWLRRETLARAALLYAERFADADGRLRATFEMVWLSGWAPHESQQKPLRPGSAKARLADALGVPEIGAGDKAPL; encoded by the coding sequence TTGAGCGAGAACCCGCCCGTCTTCGATCGCGATCTTGGCCGGCGCCGGCTGGCGCGGGCGCTTGCGGCCGGCTATCCGGACTTCCTGCTCGTGCGGGCGGCCGGGGATCTGGCTGAGCGGCTCGACGCGGTGCTGCGGCGCTTTACTCTGGCGGCTGATCTCGGCACGCCCTTGCCGGTTGCGGCACCGATGCTCCGGGCCAAGGCGGAGGCGCTGCTGCGCATGGCCGAGGTGGCGGATGCGGATGCCGACATTGTCGGCGATCTCGAGCGCCTGCCCTTCGCGGCCGGCTCGCTCGACCTTGCCGCCTCGCTTCTGGCGCTGCACGGCGTCAACGACCTGCCCGGCGCGCTGATCCAGATCCGGCGGGCCTTGCGGCCGGACGGGCTGTTCATTGGCTGCCTGCTCGGCGGACGCACGCTGCAGGAATTGCGGCAGGTGCTGCTGGAGGCGGAGGCGGAGACCTCGGGCGGGGTGAGCCCGCGCGTCGCCCCCTTCGCCGATCTGCGCGACATGGGCAGCCTGCTGCAGCGCGCCGGTTTCGCGCTGCCCGTCGTCGACAGCGAACTCGTTACGGTGCGCTACCGCGACATCTTCGGCCTGCTCGGCGATCTGCGCGCCATGGGCTGGGCCAATGCGCTGACGCAGCGCAGCCGAACCTGGTTGCGGCGTGAAACTCTGGCGCGGGCGGCTTTGCTCTATGCGGAGCGCTTCGCTGATGCCGATGGGCGCTTGCGCGCGACCTTCGAGATGGTCTGGCTCTCCGGCTGGGCCCCGCATGAAAGCCAGCAGAAGCCGCTGCGCCCGGGCTCGGCCAAGGCGCGATTGGCGGATGCGCTGGGCGTGCCCGAGATCGGGGCAGGCGACAAGGCTCCCCTATGA
- a CDS encoding UTP--glucose-1-phosphate uridylyltransferase, with protein sequence MTKRIRKAVLPVAGLGTRFLPATKAIPKEMLTVVDRPVVQHVVDEARAAGIEHFVFITGRNKGVIEDHFDLAYELDDTLRKRNKLKELEGLLADLPAAGATSFTRQQAPLGLGHAVWCARDIIGDDEPFALLLPDMLHHSHGKGCLAEMMDAYEKHGGNHVAVAPVPEDQTHQYGIVGVEDRNAKVSRVTKMVEKPAKGTAPSNLHITGRYILQPTIFNLLANQEPGAGGEIQLTDSMIALSRLEPFYSVRFDGDIYDTGSKIGFLTANIAYALDRGDLGPQLRAEIERLLER encoded by the coding sequence ATGACGAAACGCATTCGCAAGGCCGTTCTTCCCGTCGCCGGGCTCGGCACACGCTTCCTGCCCGCCACCAAGGCGATCCCCAAGGAGATGCTGACCGTCGTCGACCGTCCGGTCGTGCAGCATGTCGTGGACGAGGCGAGGGCCGCCGGCATCGAGCATTTCGTCTTCATCACCGGTCGCAACAAGGGCGTGATCGAGGATCATTTCGACCTTGCCTACGAGCTCGACGACACCTTGCGCAAGCGCAACAAGCTCAAGGAGCTGGAAGGGCTCCTGGCCGATCTGCCGGCCGCCGGTGCGACCAGCTTCACCCGCCAGCAGGCTCCGCTCGGCCTGGGTCACGCCGTCTGGTGCGCGCGTGACATCATCGGCGACGATGAGCCTTTCGCGCTGCTCCTGCCCGACATGCTGCATCACAGCCATGGCAAGGGCTGCCTCGCCGAGATGATGGATGCCTATGAGAAGCATGGTGGTAACCACGTCGCGGTGGCGCCCGTACCTGAGGACCAGACCCATCAATACGGCATTGTCGGCGTCGAGGATCGCAACGCCAAGGTGTCCAGGGTGACGAAGATGGTCGAGAAGCCGGCCAAGGGCACGGCGCCCTCGAACCTGCACATCACCGGCCGCTACATCCTGCAGCCGACGATCTTCAACCTGCTGGCCAATCAGGAGCCGGGCGCCGGCGGCGAGATCCAGCTCACCGATTCGATGATCGCGCTGTCGCGGCTAGAGCCGTTCTATTCCGTGCGCTTCGACGGCGATATCTACGATACCGGCTCGAAGATCGGCTTCCTGACCGCCAACATCGCCTATGCGCTCGACCGCGGCGATCTCGGCCCGCAGCTGCGGGCTGAGATCGAGCGGCTGCTGGAGCGTTGA
- the galE gene encoding UDP-glucose 4-epimerase GalE: MAILVSGGAGYIGSHMVLELLDRGEQVVVLDDLSTGFWWAVPKEATLVQGDMGDQPFVERVIAEHGITEIAHFAAKIVVPDSVSDPLGYYLNNTVKTRALLESAVRGGVKHVIFSSTAAVYGEPPVSPVPEEIALNPINPYGRSKLMSEWMLSDVARAFPLTYVALRYFNVSGADPKGRSGQSTPNATHLIKVACQAALGQRAGLEVFGTDYPTPDGTCVRDYIHVTDLARAHLSALDHLRAGGANLTLNCGYGRGYSVKQVVDVVKQVSGVDFPVKLSGRRAGDPASLVAKADRIRSELGWQPEHDDLEQIVRQALAWEDQLKTRNAK, encoded by the coding sequence ATGGCGATTCTGGTTTCGGGCGGCGCCGGCTATATCGGCAGCCATATGGTTCTGGAATTGCTCGATCGTGGTGAGCAGGTCGTCGTACTTGACGATCTCTCGACCGGTTTCTGGTGGGCGGTGCCGAAGGAAGCCACCCTCGTCCAGGGCGATATGGGCGACCAGCCCTTCGTCGAGCGCGTCATCGCCGAGCACGGTATCACCGAAATCGCGCATTTCGCCGCCAAGATCGTGGTGCCCGATTCCGTCTCCGACCCGCTCGGCTACTATCTCAACAACACAGTGAAGACGCGCGCGCTTCTGGAAAGCGCGGTCCGCGGCGGCGTAAAGCATGTCATCTTCTCCTCTACGGCGGCCGTCTATGGCGAGCCGCCGGTCAGCCCCGTGCCTGAGGAGATCGCGCTCAATCCGATCAACCCCTATGGCCGCTCCAAGCTGATGAGCGAATGGATGCTGAGCGACGTGGCGCGCGCTTTTCCCCTGACCTATGTCGCGCTGCGCTATTTCAACGTCTCCGGCGCCGACCCCAAGGGCCGCTCGGGCCAGTCGACCCCCAACGCGACTCATCTGATCAAGGTCGCCTGCCAGGCGGCGCTCGGCCAGCGCGCCGGGCTCGAGGTCTTCGGCACCGATTATCCGACGCCCGACGGCACCTGCGTGCGCGACTACATCCATGTCACCGACCTGGCGCGGGCGCATCTCTCCGCCCTCGACCATCTGCGTGCAGGTGGCGCGAACCTCACCCTGAACTGCGGCTATGGGCGCGGCTATTCGGTCAAGCAGGTGGTGGATGTGGTGAAGCAGGTCTCCGGCGTCGATTTCCCGGTCAAGCTCTCCGGCCGCCGCGCCGGCGATCCCGCCTCGCTCGTCGCCAAGGCCGATCGCATCCGCTCCGAGCTCGGCTGGCAGCCCGAGCATGACGATCTCGAGCAGATCGTGCGCCAGGCCCTGGCCTGGGAAGACCAGCTGAAAACGCGCAACGCGAAATAA
- a CDS encoding lytic murein transglycosylase — translation MRLSVIAAAAIISLAPALAQTTGSINLSAARAKDAKPAPANASFDAFLKGLWPQAQARGISRATFDLGFRGVTPDASIVALTKKQSEFTAPIWGYLNSALGGTRIPRGRDAANENAGVLAQVEARYGVPKEVVLGIWGMETNYGSFKGDKDTIRSLATLAQIRYRGDFFRDELLTALELIEKGHVERAELRGSWAGAMGHTQFMPSSYMKYAVDWTGDGHADIWTSTSDALASTANYLKGYGWVPGLPWGLEVTLPERFDYRINKASFSSFAAAGVRRADGRPLPASGEARLFFPAGHRGPVMLLTENFDVIKKYNSSDAYALAVGHLGDRIMGRPAIQADWPVQAPRLDKTGLQEVQRRLKAVGLYNHDADGRIGTGTREAVRQYQLKTGEIADGYPTPALLAKMRDAR, via the coding sequence ATGCGCCTGTCCGTGATCGCCGCCGCGGCCATCATCAGCCTCGCCCCCGCGCTTGCGCAGACCACCGGCTCGATCAACCTCTCGGCGGCGCGCGCCAAGGACGCCAAGCCGGCGCCGGCCAATGCCTCTTTTGACGCCTTCCTGAAGGGACTCTGGCCGCAGGCCCAGGCGCGCGGCATCTCGCGCGCGACCTTCGACCTCGGCTTTCGCGGCGTGACGCCTGATGCCTCGATCGTGGCGCTGACCAAGAAGCAATCCGAGTTCACCGCGCCGATCTGGGGCTATCTCAACAGCGCGCTCGGCGGCACGCGCATCCCGCGTGGGCGCGACGCGGCAAATGAGAATGCCGGCGTCCTGGCGCAGGTCGAGGCGCGCTACGGCGTGCCCAAGGAGGTCGTGCTCGGAATCTGGGGCATGGAGACCAATTACGGCTCGTTCAAGGGCGACAAGGACACGATCCGCAGCCTCGCGACCCTGGCGCAGATCCGCTATCGCGGCGACTTCTTCCGCGACGAATTGCTGACTGCGCTGGAGCTGATCGAGAAGGGCCATGTCGAGCGCGCCGAACTGCGCGGCTCCTGGGCCGGCGCGATGGGCCACACCCAGTTCATGCCGTCGAGCTACATGAAATACGCCGTCGACTGGACCGGAGACGGCCATGCCGACATCTGGACCTCGACCAGCGACGCGCTCGCCTCCACCGCCAATTACCTCAAGGGCTATGGCTGGGTGCCGGGCCTGCCCTGGGGCCTCGAGGTCACATTGCCCGAGCGGTTCGATTATCGCATCAACAAGGCGAGCTTCTCTTCCTTCGCCGCCGCCGGCGTGCGCCGGGCGGATGGGCGGCCGCTGCCCGCCTCCGGCGAAGCGCGGTTGTTCTTCCCCGCCGGCCATCGCGGACCGGTCATGCTGCTGACCGAGAATTTCGACGTCATCAAGAAGTACAATTCCTCCGACGCCTATGCGCTTGCCGTCGGCCATCTCGGCGACCGCATCATGGGCCGGCCGGCGATCCAGGCCGACTGGCCGGTCCAGGCGCCGCGCCTCGACAAGACGGGGCTGCAGGAGGTGCAGCGCCGGCTCAAGGCGGTCGGCCTCTACAATCACGACGCCGACGGGCGCATCGGAACCGGCACGCGCGAGGCCGTGCGGCAATACCAGCTCAAGACCGGCGAGATCGCCGACGGCTATCCGACACCGGCCCTGCTGGCCAAGATGCGCGACGCCCGCTGA
- a CDS encoding DUF459 domain-containing protein: MRLRSLVTVLGAACLLFMTGGPSSLAQGAPPPQQRGFFSFFWQQPPPPPAVVPRRPRFVPPPVVKRRAPPVIVRDDPVIPKVDVAHHVVVIGDSLAVLLAGGLDDALNDRPDVVVVNKAKPDSGLVRSDFYDWPKAANDLLASDSKISLGVMLLGLNDRQAIREGETVHEPLSPRWSELYKARIDAVANAFAARRVPLIWVGAPPVQNPRLSADFVSFNELYRQQAEKAGGQYVDLWGAFVDAENRYTAMGPDVSGQAMRLRLGDGIHFTTPGARKAAHFVDVLIRRQIESQPQPGLSAVPAAPGTGAPTNPELQPGGIERLIDAMVGNLPAAPGLPTALQVKPLAGPIQPLTGQASVGEQALLASIPDARGRGEAAAQLDRIFGEGIAPEPKPGRLDDYKWPR; this comes from the coding sequence ATGCGTTTGCGTTCCCTCGTCACAGTGCTGGGTGCGGCCTGCCTGCTGTTCATGACCGGCGGGCCATCCTCGCTCGCCCAAGGCGCGCCCCCGCCGCAGCAGCGCGGTTTCTTCTCCTTCTTCTGGCAGCAGCCGCCACCACCTCCCGCCGTCGTGCCGAGGCGTCCGCGCTTCGTGCCGCCGCCGGTCGTGAAACGACGTGCGCCGCCGGTCATCGTCAGGGACGACCCCGTCATTCCGAAGGTCGATGTCGCCCATCATGTCGTGGTGATCGGCGACTCGCTCGCCGTGCTCCTTGCCGGCGGGCTCGACGATGCCTTGAACGACAGGCCCGACGTGGTGGTGGTCAACAAGGCCAAGCCCGATTCCGGCCTGGTCAGGAGCGATTTCTACGACTGGCCCAAGGCCGCCAACGATCTGCTGGCGAGTGACTCGAAAATCAGCCTCGGCGTGATGCTGCTCGGCCTCAACGACCGGCAGGCGATCCGCGAGGGCGAGACGGTGCACGAGCCGCTCAGCCCACGCTGGAGCGAACTCTACAAGGCCCGCATCGACGCGGTCGCCAACGCCTTCGCGGCGAGGCGGGTTCCGCTGATCTGGGTCGGCGCACCACCCGTCCAGAACCCCCGCCTCTCCGCCGATTTCGTCTCCTTCAACGAGCTCTACCGCCAGCAGGCCGAGAAGGCCGGCGGGCAATATGTCGATCTCTGGGGCGCCTTCGTCGACGCCGAGAACCGCTACACGGCGATGGGGCCGGATGTGTCGGGCCAGGCCATGCGGCTGCGGCTCGGCGACGGCATCCATTTCACCACGCCAGGAGCCCGCAAGGCCGCGCATTTCGTCGATGTGCTGATCCGCCGGCAGATCGAAAGCCAGCCGCAGCCGGGCCTCAGCGCCGTGCCGGCAGCGCCGGGAACCGGTGCTCCGACCAATCCCGAGCTCCAGCCCGGCGGCATCGAGCGCCTGATCGACGCCATGGTCGGCAACCTGCCCGCCGCGCCGGGGCTGCCGACCGCCTTGCAGGTCAAGCCGCTGGCCGGGCCGATCCAGCCCCTGACCGGGCAAGCGAGCGTCGGAGAACAGGCGCTGCTGGCCTCGATCCCGGATGCCCGCGGACGCGGCGAGGCTGCAGCCCAGCTCGACCGCATCTTCGGTGAAGGCATCGCGCCCGAGCCGAAGCCCGGGCGTCTCGACGATTACAAATGGCCCCGCTGA